A portion of the Bubalus kerabau isolate K-KA32 ecotype Philippines breed swamp buffalo chromosome 1, PCC_UOA_SB_1v2, whole genome shotgun sequence genome contains these proteins:
- the TNFSF9 gene encoding tumor necrosis factor ligand superfamily member 9, translating to MHSSTLATPDPEAQRSPAPPGRVCNPLPWALSAALLLLAAACATCVVRVWGVPGTPASPVSSPAPSSILPVGLEQTSDPHARLPNSPQQGVFAQLVVADGAQLTEGPVQWRSEQGLTGVTLAPGVDYDKRTQELVVPEAGVYYVFLHLTLKRVMAGNRNSSDSVSVALDLRPHQAGAALTLTLDLPPPPLGNSAAGFRSSLLHLDAGQRLSVHLHPRIQEPLSWQLSAEATVWGLFRVAAQVPSGLPLSKLT from the exons ATGCACTCCAGCACCCTCGCCACCCCGGACCCCGAGGCCCAGCGGTCGCCCGCGCCCCCGGGTCGCGTCTGCAACCCGCTGCCCTGGGCTCTGAGCGCCGCGCTGCTGCTGCTTGCCGCTGCCTGCGCCACCTGCGTGGTGCGGGTCTGGGGCGTCCCCGGGACCCCTGCCTCGCCGGTTTCCAGTCCCGCGCCCAGCTCGATTCTCCCCGTGGGGCTGGAGCAGACTTCCGACCCCCACGCCCGCCTCCCCAACTCTCCGCAG CAGGGCGTGTTCGCGCAGCTGGTGGTGGCCGATGGTG cACAGCTGACCGAAGGGCCGGTGCAGTGGCGTAGCGAGCAGGGGTTGACAGGTGTGACTCTGGCGCCAGGCGTGGACTACGACAAGCGCACCCAAGAGCTGGTGGTCCCCGAGGCCGGGGTCTACTATGTTTTCTTGCACTTGACCCTGAAGCGCGTGATGGCGGGCAACCGCAACAGCTCCGACTCAGTCTCCGTGGCCCTGGACCTGCGGCCTCACCAAGCCGGGGCCGCCCTaaccctgaccttggacttgccACCCCCACCCTTGGGGAACTCAGCAGCTGGTTTCCGGAGCAGCTTGCTGCACCTGGATGCGGGGCAGCGCTTGAGCGTCCACTTGCACCCCAGGATCCAGGAGCCTCTCTCCTGGCAGCTCTCAGCCGAAGCCACAGTCTGGGGCCTCTTCCGCGTGGCCGCCCAAGTTCCCAGTGGACTTCCCTTGTCAAAGCTCACGTGA